One Anas platyrhynchos isolate ZD024472 breed Pekin duck chromosome 2, IASCAAS_PekinDuck_T2T, whole genome shotgun sequence DNA segment encodes these proteins:
- the DCSTAMP gene encoding dendritic cell-specific transmembrane protein, which yields MQALVSTAQNAWRIFVSERKPGWKYLTQLFAVCSAVGFLSSLLFFLGIRFSLAHQPLGPLLVSGLIWISLSVVLCCFKHLRCFSALFLLSCGLREGRNALITAGTGVVVAGNIQNIFHNLKVLADSITCHLEFEQFELIKYYVEAIKWIYEEAKRSTKLPKDILSLNHEFTPSYSISDDALKQELNDTKQEIQRVANEISFMLTILPYIGQKVLPIVGLFLVSFGTALFIKKFVGPHGVKFKNTYITKEFIAFDELQKQQQRPGLLPLNKKERKDYVTIPSFCLTRKERKHIQYFFLPVIVHLCIWLLFAAVDYLFYWLIISVNKHLQELPQLEIQIKLFQQRNENNFIIGVREFIVKNDPFKISLFKHDCIPQPELYLSTTWIQLGIIIFFLIISGLFSGLLTQFKILVSTSFYPDAEIKRIHYLHAKLLKKRAKLQQKTAKNVFARTVNFWFPILKAREAVRKKERTMVNDNVV from the exons ATGCAAGCACTTGTCTCAACAGCCCAGAATGCCTGGAGAATTTTTGTATCAGAAAGGAAGCCAGGCTGGAAGTATCTGACACAGCTCTTTGCTGTTTGCTCTGCAGTTGGCTTCCTTtcaagccttctcttcttccttggCATCCGCTTCTCCCTGGCTCACCAGCCTCTGGGTCCCTTACTGGTTTCTGGCCTCATCTGGATCTCGCTTTCTGTCGTGCTCTGCTGTTTCAAGCACCTGCGCTGCTTCAGTGCCCTGTTCCTTCTCTCCTGTGGGCTGCGAGAAGGAAGAAACGCCCTTATTACTGCTGGTACAGGTGTCGTGGTGGCTGGcaatatccaaaatatttttcacaaccTGAAGGTTCTGGCAGACAGTATAACCTGCCATTTAGAGTTTGAGCAATTTGAGTTGATAAAATATTATGTTGaggcaataaaatggatttaTGAGGAGGCCAAGCGTTCCACTAAACTGCCTAAAGATATACTGTCGCTAAATCATGAGTTTACACCATCTTATTCAATTTCAGATGATGCATTGAAACAAGAGCTAAATGacacaaaacaagaaatccAAAGAGTTGCTAATGAGATATCTTTTATGCTGACTATATTGCCCTATATAGGCCAGAAAGTACTGCCTATAGTAGGGCTTTTTCTAGTTTCTTTTGGAACTGCTCTTTTTATCAAAAAATTTGTGGGCCCTCATGGTGTCAAGTTTAAGAATACTTATATCACAAAAGAGTTCATTGCATTTGATGAGCttcaaaagcaacagcaaagaCCAGGCCTTCTGCCacttaacaaaaaagaaagaaaagattatgTGACAATCCCATCTTTCTGCCTCacaaggaaggagagaaaacacatacagtatttttttctccctgtaatTGTTCATCTATGCATCTGGCTTCTGTTTGCTGCAGTagattatttgttttattggctaattatttctgtgaataaaCATCTCCAAGAACTACCACAACTGGAGATTCAGATCAAACTCTTCCAGCAA AGGAATGAGAACAACTTCATCATTGGGGTGAGAGAGTTTATTGTAAAGAACGATCCTTTCAAGATCTCCCTGTTTAAGCATGACTGCATCCCTCAGCCAGAGCTCTATCTTTCCACGACATGGATCCAGCTTGGAATCATCAtctttttcttaataatttctGGGTTATTCTCTGGCCTCCTGACCCAATTTAAAATACTTGTGTCAACCTCGTTCTATCCTGATGCTGAGATAAAACGGATACATTATTTGCATGCAAAATTACTCAAGAAAAGAGCAAAGCTACAACAGAAAACCGCAAAGAATGTGTTTGCTAGAACG